A single Lactuca sativa cultivar Salinas chromosome 8, Lsat_Salinas_v11, whole genome shotgun sequence DNA region contains:
- the LOC111881796 gene encoding uncharacterized protein LOC111881796, with protein sequence MMELYFELEKGMPFCIEVGYFDTMKEIKEKVTKYHGIPVHEQTLMFKGRILPDDLNIHNSNIFDSSHLKLMINSPTKSTTTTTSPTTDPQQPPPHITTTAITITKVKIEETFSPASCSSSQKIKLFLKTFGVAIEMDPNDSVLKLKEKINEMEGIPFSRMIIHANGNELHDHKTLHECQIVDGSEVEITLKPPTPTPMMTITTTTTTTTATALCNLSMNLMGHNNCSKKLKVNVMSKCGDKITLEVNPLSNVGELRKELQKVRSQGVGFRLPEEGYFFIYKQNVMEEDQSFRWHQVAQGDTIEIFNGCVTGGS encoded by the coding sequence ATGATGGAGTTGTATTTTGAACTCGAAAAAGGCATGCCTTTCTGCATTGAAGTTGGCTACTTTGATACAATGAAagaaatcaaagaaaaagtgacaAAGTATCATGGTATTCCAGTTCATGAACAAACCCTAATGTTCAAAGGAAGAATCCTACCCGACGATCTCAACATTCACAACTCCAACATCTTTGATAGCTCACACCTTAAGCTTATGATCAACAGTCCCACCAAaagtaccaccaccaccaccagcccCACCACGGATCctcaacaaccaccaccacacaTAACCACCACCGCCATCACCATTACCAAGGTCAAAATCGAAGAAACGTTTTCACCGGCTTCCTGTTCTTCCTCCCAGAAGATCAAACTTTTCTTGAAAACCTTCGGAGTAGCAATTGAAATGGACCCGAATGATTCAGTTTTGAAGTTGAAAGAGAAGATCAACGAAATGGAAGGAATCCCATTTAGCAGAATGATTATTCATGCAAATGGGAATGAATTGCATGATCATAAGACATTACATGAGTGTCAAATTGTTGATGGTTCAGAAGTTGAGATTACACTTAAGCCACCTACGCCTACGCCTATGATGACAATAACGACAACCACCACAACCACAACTGCAACCGCGCTTTGTAATCTAAGCATGAATTTGATGGGACATAATAATTGCTCAAAGAAATTGAAGGTAAATGTGATGTCAAAATGCGGGGATAAGATTACATTGGAGGTGAATCCACTGAGTAATGTGGGAGAATTGAGGAAGGAGTTGCAGAAGGTGAGAAGTCAAGGGGTAGGGTTCCGTTTACCAGAAGAAGGATATTTCTTTATATACAAACAAAATGTCATGGAAGAAGATCAATCTTTCAGATGGCATCAAGTCGCACAAGGCGACACCATTGAGATATTTAACGGGTGTGTCACCGGTGGGTCTTGA